One genomic window of Bactrocera dorsalis isolate Fly_Bdor chromosome 4, ASM2337382v1, whole genome shotgun sequence includes the following:
- the LOC105224976 gene encoding 28S ribosomal protein S29, mitochondrial yields MLARHSLKLPRLTNMCASFCTATAEAAAEPLYNRPKLAPTDYRTGETNTDLHSKVHEAKFYTIAPEIKKQLFSGGGLPRQYEQQVKTFTETCLMVRPAGLELINYIRNTDFKRPAIRYVLYGDNGVGKTLIMAHALHYGLQNNFVLVHVPWVPNWMKRPKETANAAQEGFIDLPFDAAAWLVHFKTQNTNLLTKLQLKTSKDYVWSKREATPAGSTLLELVEHGIARIKFASETIAALLSELKQHASEDKCKVMVAIDGFNAFFHPETRVFGDHKQRITPDRITLTQPFLDITNYNWTNGVCILTVDKIGMTEGFMESYMPRYLLGKEGFEHLDPFVPVRVDNYSDKEFASCVQYYLDRNWIQKTPEGFDEQLKYLSNKNPYTLMQLTRSL; encoded by the coding sequence ATGTTGGCTAGACATTCTTTAAAACTACCACGATTGACAAACATGTGTGCATCATTCTGCACAGCAACAGCGGAGGCGGCGGCGGAACCTCTTTATAATCGTCCTAAACTTGCCCCAACTGATTACCGCACAGGCGAGACAAACACCGACTTGCATTCAAAAGTGCATGAAGCAAAATTCTACACAATTGCACCAGAAATTAAGAAACAACTATTTAGCGGTGGTGGACTTCCACGACAGTACGAGCAACAAGTAAAAACATTTACCGAAACTTGTCTCATGGTGCGACCGGCCGGTTTAGAGTTAATAAATTATATCCGTAATACGGATTTCAAACGACCTGCGATACGATACGTATTATACGGTGACAATGGTGTTGGCAAAACGTTAATTATGGCTCATGCATTGCACTATGGGTTACAAAACAATTTTGTGCTTGTACATGTACCATGGGTACCCAATTGGATGAAGCGTCCAAAAGAAACTGCGAATGCTGCACAAGAAGGTTTTATCGATTTACCTTTTGATGCGGCAGCGTGGTTAGTGCACTTTAAAACTCAAAACACAAATCTACTTACCAAACTACAattgaaaacaagtaaggattACGTCTGGAGTAAAAGAGAAGCAACTCCAGCTGGTTCTACATTGTTGGAATTGGTGGAGCACGGTATTGCGCGTATAAAATTCGCCTCCGAAACAATTGCTGCTTTATTATCCGAGCTGAAGCAACATGCTAGTGAAGATAAATGTAAAGTTATGGTTGCTATTGATGgttttaatgcatttttccaCCCGGAGACACGTGTGTTTGGAGATCATAAACAACGTATAACCCCTGATCGTATTACGCTGACACAACCTTTCCTCGATATTACTAATTACAATTGGACTAATGGTGTGTGCATATTAACAGTGGATAAAATAGGAATGACCGAAGGTTTTATGGAGTCGTACATGCCACGTTATTTACTCGGTAAGGAAGGATTCGAGCATTTAGATCCATTTGTGCCAGTACGTGTTGATAACTACAGCGATAAAGAGTTCGCGAGTTGTGTACAGTACTATTTAGATCGAAATTGGATTCAGAAAACACCGGAAGGCTTTGACGAACAACTTAAGTACCTTAGCAATAAAAATCCTTATACATTAATGCAATTAACACGTTCGTTGTAA
- the LOC105224977 gene encoding phosphatidylinositol-3-phosphatase SAC1 has product MDTSWDIHDDMNLYITPERFVVEPNGKDELLVIDRVVNTVRVQSKGNQLNNQVPTRRVCGILGTIQLLGGHYLIVATHRLYVGMLNGAIIWRLAGYDIIPYIPTITHLRPKQREQNETYLNMLRQTLDTRFFYFSYWYDLTHSLQRLHGMPPDFMKNGLFERADERFVWNGALLRNFNCPEMRKFALPIILGFVSINQVQVNGQTFFWSIISRRSIHRAGTRFFARGIDETGNVANFVETEQIVEYNGQRISFVQTRGSMPFFWRQLPNLRYKPDPELVPGKDHLAACMKHFEAQVMLYGRQIVLNLVDQKRAEGNLERAFRTFVQQMNNPNVRYEAFDFHAECKKMRWDRLQILIDRVAHEQDEFSVFHLREDGGLVSAQDGVFRTNCVDCLDRTNVVQSMLAKRSLNAVLQKLGILQAGQVVERASPNFEYIFKGVWADNADVISLQYSGTGALKTDFTRTGKRTKAGLMQDGVNSATRYYLNNFADGSRQDGFDLFLGKYVVKPDEGNLLPSPLVVTRTWRYNTIPSVLLFAVAMLFITAIFPAEFNTESLLFLLFWGTIVGVGTTGILHYGVEFVDWPRLHPPIKIEA; this is encoded by the exons ATGGATACCAGTTGGGATATACACGATGACATGAATTT GTACATAACGCCGGAACGTTTCGTTGTGGAACCCAATGGCAAAGATGAGCTGCTGGTAATCGATCGCGTTGTGAATACAGTACGTGTTCAAA gcAAAGGCAACCAACTGAACAACCAAGTGCCCACAAGGCGTGTATGTGGCATACTTGGCACCATTCAACTACTAGGTGGCCATTACCTAATTGTTGCCACTCATCGTCTTTATGTGGGCATGCTAAATGGCGCCATAATATGGCGTTTGGCAGGTTACGATATTATACCCTACATTCCAACTATAACACATTTGCGCCCCAAACAACGCGAGCAAAATGAAACATATCTTAACATGTTGCGGCAAACATTGGATACGCGTTTCTTCTACTTTTCCTATTGGTACGATTTGACACACTCGTTACAGCGCCTGCACGGCATGCCGCCGGACTTCATGAAG AACGGTTTGTTCGAGCGCGCCGACGAGCGCTTCGTTTGGAATGGCGCTTTACTGCGTAATTTTAATTGTCCGGAAATGCGCAAATTCGCCTTGCCAATCATACTAGGCT TTGTTTCCATAAATCAAGTGCAAGTAAATGGTCAAACGTTCTTTTGGTCCATCATATCACGCCGCTCTATACACCGCGCCGGCACACGTTTCTTCGCGCGTGGCATAGACGAGACGGGTAATGTAGCTAATTTTGTGGAAACGGAACAAATTGTCGAGTACAATGGACAGCGTATATCCTTTGTGCAG ACGCGAGGCAGTATGCCCTTCTTTTGGCGACAATTACCAAACCTAAGGTATAAACCCGATCCGGAACTGGTGCCGGGTAAGGATCACTTGGCGGCATGCATGAAACATTTCGAAGCACAGGTGATGCTTTACGGACGTCAAATAGTTCTAAACCTG GTGGACCAAAAACGCGCAGAGGGCAATTTGGAACGCGCGTTCCGCACATTTGTTCAGCAAATGAATAATCCCAATGTACGCTATGAGGCGTTCGACTTTCATGCAGAATGCAAGAAAATGCGTTGGGATCGCTTGCAGATTCTGATCGATCGCGTAGCACACGAACAGGATGAGTTCTCAGTATTTCATTTACGCGAAGATGGCGGTTTGGTATCAGCGCAAGATGGCGTCTTTCGCACAAATTGTGTTGATTGCTTGGATCGCACTAATGTTGTGCAAAGTATGCTAGCCAAGCGTTCACTGAATGCGGTCCTACAAAAGCTGGGCATTTTGCAAGCCGGCCAAGTTGTAGAGCGAGCTTCGCCCAATTTCGAGTATATTTTCAAGGGG GTTtgggcggataatgcggatgtGATTTCACTGCAATATTCCGGTACTGGCGCTTTGAAAACCGATTTCACACGCACAGGAAAACGTACAAAAGCCGGTCTTATGCAGGATGGTGTCAATTCAGCAACTCGTTACTATCTCAATAATTTTGCTGATGGAAGTAGACAG GATGGGTTTGATCTATTTCTGGGCAAGTATGTGGTTAAACCGGACGAAGGCAATTTATTGCCATCACCGTTAGTGGTTACACGCACTTGGCGCTACAACACG atACCTTCCGTTTTGCTGTTCGCCGTGGCAATGCTCTTCATTACCGCCATCTTTCCGGCAGAATTTAATACCGAAAGCTTGCTTTTCCTTTTATTCTGGGGCACAATTGTTGGAGTGGGCACAACTGGCATATTGCATTATGGCGTGGAGTTTGTCGACTGGCCGCGTTTACATCCACCAATTAAGATCGAAGCCTAG
- the LOC105224975 gene encoding ADP,ATP carrier protein produces MSEGEIKKDLSDPIGFLKDFMAGGISAAIAKTAMAPIERVKLLLQVQAISKQISADKQYKGMIDCFVRIPREQGFLSFWRGNLANVIRYFPTQALNFAFKDKYKQIFLSGINKKEQKGRYFLGNILSGGAAGATSLLFVYPLDFARTRLAADVGKTGQREFNGLFDCIKKIFKTDGFMGLYRGFIVSVQGIIMYRGAYFGCYDTARELMPDPKNSPIWVNFLIAEAVTTFAGIVSYPFDTVRRRMMMQSGVKAGERVYKNTAHCWLVIARTEGPFAFFKGAFSNVLRGTGGALVLVMYDEIKKLMN; encoded by the exons ATGAGTGAAGGAGAAATAAAGAAAGATTTGTCAGATCCCATTGGATTCCTTAAGGATTTTATGGCTGGTGGCATATCCGCAGCTATAGCAAAAACTGCAATGGCGCCGATAGAACGCGTTAAATTGCTCTTGCAAGTACAAGCCATATCAAAGCAGATCTCTGCCGACAAGCAATATAAAGGAATGATTGATTGTTTTGTAAGAATACCGCGTGAACAAGGCTTTTTATCATTTTGGCGAGGAAATCTAGCCAACGTCATTAGATACTTTCCCACGCAGGCATTGAATTTTGCCTTTAAGGATAAATATAAACAG ATATTCCTCAGTGgcataaacaaaaaagaacaaaagggaCGTTACTTCTTAGGCAACATACTATCCGGTGGTGCAGCTGGTGCCACGTCACTCTTATTTGTGTACCCTTTGGATTTTGCACGTACTCG CTTGGCTGCTGACGTTGGAAAGACAGGACAACGCGAATTTAATGGACTCTTTgattgtataaagaagatattCAAAACTGATGGATTTATGGGATTGTACAGAGGTTTTATTGTTTCTGTACAAGGAATTATAATGTATCGAGGGGCTTATTTCGGTTGTTATGATACGGCTCGTGAGCTAATGCCTGATCCGAAAAATTCACCTATAtgggtaaattttttaattgcggAAGCTGTAACCACCTTTGCAGGCATAGTTTCTTACCCATTTGATACTGTGCGTCGTCGTATGATGATGCAATCAGGCGTAAAGGCTGGCGAACGCGTTTACAAAAACACTGCCCATTGTTGGTTAGTTATTGCTCGCACAGAAGGGCCCTTTGCTTTCTTCAAAGGAGCGTTTTCAAATGTTCTACGTGGAACTGGTGGGGCACTTGTATTGGTGATGTATGATGAGATTAAGAAGCTAATgaattaa
- the LOC105224974 gene encoding ADP,ATP carrier protein, translated as MGKDGKAADPLAFVKDFAAGGISAAVSKTAVAPIERVKLLLQVQHISKQISPDKQYKGMVDCFVRIPKEQGFASYWRGNLANVIRYFPTQALNFAFKDVYKQVFLGGVDKHTQFWRYFAGNLASGGAAGATSLCFVYPLDFARTRLAADVGKGGQREFTGLGNCLAKTFKSDGLVGLYRGFGVSVQGIIIYRAAYFGFYDTARGMLPDPKNTPIYISWAIAQVVTTVAGIVSYPFDTVRRRMMMQSGRKATEIIYKNTLHCWATIAKQEGTGAFFKGAFSNVLRGTGGAFVLVLYDEIKKVL; from the exons ATGGGCAAGGATGGTAAAGCTGCTGATCCCCTTGCATTCGTCAAGGATTTCGCTGCGGGCGGTATCTCTGCTGCTGTCTCAAAGACTGCTGTTGCACCCATTGAGCGTGTGAAACTGTTGTTGCAGGTTCAACACATCTCAAAACAAATCAGCCCCGATAAGCAATACAAGGGCATGGTTGATTGCTTTGTCCGCATTCCAAAAGAACAAGGTTTTGCGTCATACTGGCGTGGTAACTTGGCCAATGTTATCAGATACTTCCCAACTCAAGCTTTGAACTTCGCCTTCAAGGATGTGTACAAACAG GTTTTCTTGGGTGGTGTTGACAAGCACACTCAGTTCTGGCGTTATTTCGCAGGTAACTTGGCCTCCGGTGGTGCTGCTGGTGCCACTTCTTTGTGCTTCGTCTACCCCTTGGACTTTGCCCGTACCCG TTTGGCTGCTGATGTCGGTAAGGGTGGTCAACGTGAATTCACCGGTCTTGGTAACTGCTTGGCTAAGACTTTCAAGAGTGACGGTCTTGTTGGTTTGTACCGTGGCTTCGGTGTCTCCGTACAAGGTATCATCATCTACCGTGCCGCTTACTTCGGCTTCTACGATACTGCCCGTGGTATGTTGCCCGACCCCAAGAACACACCCATCTACATCAGCTGGGCTATTGCTCAAGTTGTTACAACTGTTGCTGGTATTGTATCCTATCCATTCGATACTGTGCGTCGTCGCATGATGATGCAGTCTGGCCGCAAAGCAACCGAAATCATCTACAAGAACACACTGCACTGCTGGGCCACAATTGCCAAGCAAGAAGGTACTGGCGCCTTCTTCAAGGGTGCCTTCTCCAACGTACTCAGAGGTACTGGTGGCGCTTTCGTGCTTGTATTGTACGATGAAATCAAGAAGGTCTTGTAA